The genomic stretch TGCACGTGGTGCTGCAGCTGTCCCCGGGTTGACAGGGGGCACTGTTGCCCATCATCCTTCTCTCCCGTCCCTCATCCCTGCACAGGCTCCTCAAGACCCCAGGGCTGTGCCATCTGCCTCGGGCACTCCTGCGTGCTTCGCTGTGGCCTCAGGCTGCACAGGGAGGGTCAAGAGGCATGCTGAGTGCAGTCACCCCAGTCCAGTCCTTCCTCTCCCGTCCTGGGAACACAGAGGATGCTGGCCGTGTGAGGGGATGGGAGGACTGCGGGGTTCAGGCAGAGTGGGGCCTGGGCCTGGTGGGCATCTTTGCATCCCGCGGTGGGTCCTGGCCCTTGACCCTGAGGTCCTGCCCTCTGTCAGACTGTCTGGTCCCTGCAAACTCAGAACTAGCAccttgggtgggggcggggatgtTTGTCTCATGTTTGGCAGAGTGTGTTAGGGAGGTTCTAATCACACACTTAGACCAGCGTGTACATGGGGACAGCATAGATCCTCCCTGAGGAGGGTGAGCCCTCCAGAGGTCACCAGCTTCTTTCTTTGACAGCTGATCGCTGAGGAGGGTGTGGACAGCCTGAATGTCAAGGAGCTGCAGGCGGCGTGTCGGGCTCGAGGCATGCGGGCCCTGGGCGTCACAGAAGACCGCCTGCGGGGCCAGCTGAAGCAGGTGCGTTGGGCAGGGCCCTGGGCCACCCTCGCGGGCTCTGGGTCACCACTGGAGTCTTTCCTGCCGCTCCGCCTGGTCTTGTGAGGATGCCCGAGGGACAGGCCGGCTTCCTGGGAGATTCCCACACGTCCCTCTGCTGAGGCCGGGGGTGTGGGCAAGTGAGACCCAGGCCAGCCCGACCTGTGTAGGCCCTGCTTTCAGCAGCCCCAGCGCCTCATCCTGCTCAGTGTTTCCCAGTTCCCGTGGCTTCACTGCAGGGCGTCTGCCACTCATGGGCCTGAGGTGGGCAGCGGGTGTGAGCGTGGCAGCCAACAGACCCCTTGTAGGGATTGAGGTGTTTCTGGAAGAGCTTGCTCGGGCGATGGGGTTCACTTAGGTGCTGCTGCTGTGGTCGCTGCCAGCCtgcacccccctcccctccccgatGCAAACCAGAGCAGGGGAGGGTTCGGCCAGGCCCTGTGGGTGGCCGGGCTGGAGGTGAGCCTGGGCCTCGCCTCCCGCTCACAGTGGCTGGAGCTGCACCTGCACCAGGAGATCCCGACGTCGCTGCTCATCCTGTCCCGGGCCATGTACCTTCCCGAGACCCTGTCGCCCGCCGACCAGCTCAAGTCAACCCTGCAGACCCTCCCGGAGATCGTGGTGCGTGTGGCCGGGCCCTCTGCCCCTCGCTGTCAGGCCCCTTACTGCTCAGGGAGACGCCCCCAGCTCACTCTCGTCTGTCCTTCCTCCCCTGAGGGCCCTGCGGGACGTGGGAAGGTGACCCTTGGGGTCCTCCTCCTTGGGAATCAGGCCTGGAAGGGACAGCGCCCAGAGGCACTGGCTGGGCGCCAGGGCTGCGCTGGCGGGGAAGCCTGCCCCGCGTCGGCACGCTCACGGGCTCCCCTCCCTGAAGGCGAAGGAAGCCCAGGTGAAGGCGGCCGAGCTGGAGGGTGAGCAGGTGGACAACAAGGCGAAGCTGGAGGCCACGCTGCAGGAGGAGGCGGCCATCCAGCAGGAGCTCCGCGAGAAGGAGCTGCAGCGGAAGAGCCAGGCGGCCGCGGCCCAGGCAGCGGTgagcggggcgggcgggggcagAGCGGGCGCTGCCGTCTGGGCCCGAGGCCCTGTGGACGCTGGGGCCTGGAGGAGGAGTGGCGTGAGTGTGCCTCACCCCACTCGGCGCTGGCTTGGAGCGTCCtgcaggggagcctcgtgggggTAGGCCTGCTGCCGGCCGGTCAGGCTCCGCAGACCACCCTCACGGAGACGGCTCTCTGGCCCGCGGTGTGTCTGCCGGTGTGGACGCCCCAGAAGACTGCGGTCCTGTTGAGGGTGCTGAGCCGGCAGCGGCCTTGCGTTTCAGAAGGAAGCGGAACCTGAGGTAGTGGCCGAAGGCGCCCCAGGGAGGCCAGTGGCTGAGCTGCAGCTGGAAGAGCCTGCTGTGACCCTGCCTTCCGAGGTCCTGAAGGACAGCGCGCCCGTCTTGGAAGGCTTGAAGGTAACAGCGCTCGCCAGAGGGAGCAGTGTGCAGCCGCCGGATGCCAGCGGCTCCAGGGGCTCCCGAGGATGCGGGCCTGGATGGCTGCAGCCTGGCTGCGGAGGGTGACGGTGGACGGTCGCGGGGCGTGGAGAGCGAGCCCGGAGGGGAGGCGGCCCGGCCTTGGCTCAGCCCATGCTCCTCGGGCAGAACGCCCAGCAGGGAGGCTGGTGAGGTCCTTGCGGAGGCCCACTTGCTGTCACCTTCCAACACGCTGCGTTCCTGGGTGCTCACTTCTGGCAGCCTCGCCATCCTGCCATGACCCACACTCGGGGACACCCCTGCCGCCGGGCGGGCCTTGGTACAGGGGCATGGCGGGCAGAGCAGCTTCTGAagaagctgggggggggggtgttcacGGGCAGGAGCAGCGTCATCAGTAGCTGGAGtaggagagaggaggcagggcgCGGGTTGCGTCTGGGGGTTCCCAGCGAGTTGTGGGGTGGGGGACCCTGTGAGGTCACGCCTGTCAACacctgggtggggctgggcttGGTGAGGTGTGCCGAGGGCCCAGGGGGTACGGTGTGAGGATGGAGCCCTGAGGGGGGAGCATGGGGTCATCGGAAGTGGAGGGGAAAGCCCCACTGCAGGGCCTCGGAGGAGCTGGGGGACGCTAGCCCTCCAGGCCGGTGGGTAGGAAGGGCCTGTGATGGGGCACGGGGTGGAGAAAAGCTGTTCATGTGAGAAGAGAAAGCATGAAGTGTCAGTTTGGGGGGTCCTGCTGAAGCGAGCTGTGTCTGCAGGCGCAGCTTTCAGGGAGCAGTGGTGCACGGGGGCTGGCGTAGCCTGGGATATGCCCAGTGGGCTCTGCTTCACCTGGTCATGGCCTGGAAGACAGGTGAAGATCAGCACTCCACGTCACCTTCGTGCGGCTCGAGGAAAGAGGCTCCTGGGAGCCTGGGCTGGCCTCAGCTTGAAAGGAGACCTGGGAACGGTCAGGGCCGGAGGAAGCAGGGTCATTTTGAAGACAGTTTGGGGCAGAGGTGGGAAGCGAAACAGAGGTGGGGTCTGGTCGGGGCCGCAGAGCGCAGCCTGGAGGAAGGGCTCCTCAGTCTGCACTCAGGCCAGGATGACTGGCCATCTTTGTGGAGAGAGAGGCATCCCGTTGCCACTGGATTAGGACTGAGACAGAGAAGGATGTTTCAACTCTCAGGAGAGCTTGTGAACTAAGGGTTGCCAAGGATGACTTAGCAGGAAGCACACAAAACTTCAAACAAAGAACCTCAGTTCCTGAGAAAGATGCCTCAGAGAGCAGGGCGGTGCCGCTCCTGTCTGCAGTGCAGCAGTCTTGGGGTGTCGGCCGTCTGCAGGGACAGGGAACCCAAGTAGCTTCAGGAAACTGTGTCGCTGAAAACCTCACCACGGGGAGCGGCTTCGGGGCAACGTAGCGCACGCCGCTGGTGCTGGTGCGCGCACACTCCTGGCAGGAAGCTGAAGAGGAGGAGGACCCTGAGATGAGCACCTCCCGAGGCCACACCAGGGGCATCAGAGGCAGCCGCAGAAGGGGTCTGTCCTGAGCAGTCTGTGCTCCGCAGACTCCAGGACGTGAGGGGCGCCTGCTGTGAGAAGGACGGTGCATCGTGACCGGTAGTCCTGGCGGTCAGTGGTCAAGAGCCCGCCTGCCCATGCGGGGAGCGCGGTTCCATCACTGGTCCGGGAGGGCCCCACAGGCTCAGCCCGCCAGCCGccgctgctgaagcccacacgccctggGGCCTGAGCTCTGCGCCGAGAGAATCCCGCGCCAGCGAGGAGCCAGTGCGGTCAGGATGAGTGCCAGGCGTTCGTGGATAAGGATGGACGTGACCAAACGGTCAGAAAACGCACCCTGACCCGGTGGGGCTTGTCTGAGGAATACAGAAACATCTAGTGTCACGAGCACGCTAACAGACGAGAGCGAGACCGTGAGCGGGCATCTCAGCAGAGGTGCGGAGAGCCCCGGGCTGAGCTGAGCCCTGTTCTCAGCTGACGTGGGGTGAGCCTTCTGACCGCAGGGCCGCGAGGGGTGCCCCTGATCAGAGGACACCTGGCGGCCGGGGGTGTCTGCACCCCACCTGCTCCGCGTCGGCCACAGGGTCTGGCCAGGATGGCGAGACGAGGAGCAGATGGAGTCACGTGGAAGTGGACTGTTCACAGATGACGCGGCCACCTGAGAGTGCACAGTGCTTAGTGCTAGAGAGGAGCAACCAAGTTGaaattttcagaaacatttcACAGGTAGATCATACCCCAAAAGTGAACTACTTGGGATAAATTTGGAAATAAGCACGAAGGCCTGTGCAGGACGCTATAAGCTGTTGTTGAGGTGAGTTAAAGCAGTGAGTAGCAAGCTTCACTGCACTCCTGGACGTGAATACTTGATGTTGGTGAGACGTTAATTCTTGCCAgctaatgctcaacattctccaagccaggcttcagcaatatgtgaaccgtgaacttccagatgttcaagctggttttagaaaaggcagaggaaccagagatcaaattgccaacatccgctggatcatcgaaaaagcaagagagttccagaaaaacacctatttctgcattattgactatgccaaagcctttgactgtggggatcacaataacctgtggaaaattctgaaagagatggaaataccagaccacctgacctgcctcctgagaaacctatatgcaggtcaggaagcaacagttagaactgggcatggaacaacagactggttccaaataggaaaaggagtacgtcaaggctgtatattgtcacccttcttatttaacttctatgcagcgtacatcatgagaaacgctggactggaagaaacacaagctgaaatcaagattgccgggagaaatatcaataatctcagatatgcagatgacaccacccttatggcagaaggtgaagaggaactcaaaagcctcttgatgaaagtgaaagaggagagtgaaaaagttggcttttagctcaacattcagaaaacgaagatcatggcatccggtcccatcactttatgggaaatagatggggaaacagcagaaacagtggctgactttattttgggggggctccaaaatcactgcagatggtgattgcagccatgaaattaaaaaacgcttactccttggaagaaaagttatgaccaacctagatagcatattcaaaagcagagacattactttgccaacaaaggtccatctagtcgaggctatggtttttccagtggtcatgtatgaatgtgagagttggactgtgagaaaagctgagcaccgaagaattgatgcttttgaagtgtgttggagaagactcttgagagtcccttgggctgcaaggagatccaaccagtccgttctaaaggagatcgttcctgggtgttctttggaaggactgatgctaaagctgaaactccagtactatggccacctcatgtgaagagttgactcattggaaaagactctgatgctgggagggattgggggcaggaggagaaggggacgacccaggatgagatggctggatggcattaccaactcgatggatgtgagtttgagtgaactccgggcgttgatgatggacagggagacctggtgtgctgcgagtcatgggatcacaaagagtcgaacacgactgagcgacttcactgatCTGATCTGTGGATTCAGGACCACCACAATCCCAGCATCCTTTGTTGTTGACATTGACAAGCTTATTCTAACGTATGTGGAAATTCAAGGGACCAGCCATGTTTTCTAgactcattacaaaagaccctgatgctgggaaagattgaaggcaggaggagaaggggacgacagaggatgagatggttggatggcatcacctactcgatggatatgagtttgagtaagctctgggcattggtgatggacagggaggcctggcgtgctgcagtctgtggggtcgcagagagtcggacacgcctgagcgaccgaacaacagCGAAGAATAGCCGTGATGGTGGGTGAGCAGGCTCCTTGTACTGGCGGATGGAACTGTGCGTGGCAGTTAAAGGAACATGCCATCACGGTGCGTCTCAGAGTGACGGAGCTCGAGCCGTGTGGCACCATTTGTCAGAATCCCAGCAATGAGTCTGTCGTGACAGAAGTCCCGGGGCGGGGGGTTCCTGACACGAGGAAACCTTTGGGGTGATGCTGCTTTTCGGTCGGGTGGTGGTGGCTCTGTGGGTGTCTGCCAGACAAGCCTGCACAGGCGCCCTCAGGCGTGGGGGGGCGCACCGGGGCGTGCCGCCACCACCTGCGCGGACACGCGGCTCGGACAGGAAGGTGGCCAGCCCTTCCGGGGAAGCCAGTCATTCTGTTTCACATAGGTTTTTTTGGCTTGCTGGTTGGTTTTGTttccaggaagaagaaataacTCAAGAGGAAATTGACGTACTCAGCAACGCGTGCTCAAAACTGAAGGAGCAGAAGAAGTCCCTgacaaaggagaaggaggagctgGAGCTGCTGAAGGGGGACATGCAGGACTACAGCCAGGTGGGGCGCGCTCAGCACCCGGCCACGCTTCCAGCAGGCCAGGCCCGCTGGCCCACAGGTCTTCGGAGGGAAAGCTGAGTTTCAGGAAACCCTACTCGGCAGCTCCTCCAGCATTCCCGGGGGCCACGTCCCCGGGAATGCTGGCCACTCGCCCTTGTAGGCGACGAGCAGGCGTCTTCTCGGTTTCTAAGCACGTGAAGGCATCAGATGAGCAGCCTGGTCACTTGATGTGTGAAACCTTACGTTTGCTCCTGACTTCCCAAAATAGGCTTTCTTACATactagttctttttttcttttttgagattggTAAAAAGAATTCACCgttctctcctcctcctcgtgGCAGCCCTCTCATGGTGCAGGTCCTCTCATTCCCATGTCGCCTTCCATTGTTCCCGGTGACACTTGCTTTTAGGGAAAGCAGACAGTCCCGTTCCTTGATTCTTTCATCCATTAGGAAAAGAGTCAGGGTTCAGAAAAGAGTCCGAATTTCCTTTGATACGAAAACCACGTCTGAGTTTTCAAAGCTGAGAGCAGACCCGCACGGTGGACAGGGATAGGTGAGCAGCTGTGTGGCTGGAGCTGCGGGCCCGTGCCCCCACAGCCCAGACCTTCCCGCTTCCGTGATGCGGTCTGGACTGACCCAGTTACTTTACAGAAAGTAAACTTAAGGTTTTGCCCTAAGATGGTCTGTTTACAACTGAATAATTTTATTAGGATTTACAGGAGATCAAGAAGGAACTTTCAAAGACTGGCGAAGAAATGTACGTGGAAGAGTCTAAAGCCAGCAAAAGGCTGACCAAGCGTGTGCAGCAAATGATCGGGCAGATGGACAGCCTGCTGGCGCAGCTGGAGGCCGACCAGAAGGCGGGCAAGCTGGGCCCCGCCACCGAGGGCGCGCCTGCTGGGTGAGTGGGCGCCTTGGACTCCGCCCCGGGGCGTCTGACTCGGCGCCATTCTCAACCTGCGTACCTGCCAGCCACCCCTTCCCTCTGATCCAGGTGCAGCTTCTCCACGACACTGTCACTGGGGCGGCTCTGAGTCAGGTCTTCCTAGCACACTCCGTGCGTGCACACGctcacactgcacacacacacacactgcacacgcACAGGCTGGTGCTGTTGCCGCGTGGGGAAGGCCTCTGGCAGCTTGCCTGCTCTCTCTGCATccacccctcccacccttctCTCAGGCTGCCATCGCGGGTCCTTCCAGAGCCTCCGTGGGTCACAGcgcccccagcctctccctgccttcctgcctgCAGCCTCAGCCCCGCTGGGCGCCTGTGTCCTCAGACCATCGcgctctctcctgcctcctcccttttCCTGAGCTCCTGCAGTCGTGACCCCCGTGCAGGGGCCAGTGTTCCCCTCAGGTTAACCTGCTGTGCCCTGTGGCTCACCTGCCTCCTGTGTCAGAGGGCAGTGTggcccctcccaccctgccccggGCACAGACGGGCCTGAGGAGCCCCCTGTCCTCATCGCCCCGGAAAGGCTGGACATGCCAGACGGCTGTGTACAACCGGCAACCACTCAGAGTGGTGGCCTCTGCCCCGCTGTCCGCACTGGAGTGGTGGCCTCTGCCCCGCTGTCCGCACTGGAGTGGTGgcctctgtccctctgtctgcGCTGGCCTGGGGTACCCAGCTGATGGGGCAGGGGGCCCTGGGTGGAGGGTGCTGAGTCAGGTCTGGGCTGCGGGCCCGCGGGGGTGAGGTGACATGTGCAGGCTGTGTTCCCAGAGAGACAGTGATCAGCGTCTCCGAGCTCATCAGCGCCATGAAGCAGATCAAGCACATTCCCGAGAGCAAGCTGCTGAGCCTGGCCTCGGCCCTGGACGACAACAAGGACGGGAAGGTCAACATCGACGACCTTGTCAAGGTGGGTCGTGGGCCCCTGAGGCCTGAGAGGCACCCGGCCCCCAGTGCTGGGCTCCACCTTTGTCAGGAGCCTGTGGGCTCCGGCGTCTCTGGGGCCGCTGTGTCTCCAGCCCAGTGGGGACTCTCACCCGGAGCATCAGCTGCCCAGCGTCCTGGCCATGGAGGCGCAGGGCCTGCCGCAGCCCCCCTGGGTGCTCCGGGCGCTCTGCCCCACGGAGCCTGGCCTGCAGCCTCTGAGCTGTGCTGCCCACCTGCCTGCGGCCCTGGGTCCCGGGAGGCCCAGCTGGTGCCCTGCCCAGGGCTGGGACCTCGGGCCGCCTGCCCCCGGAGCCCCTCTCTCAGCCGTGTGTGACCTGGGCTCTGGAGTCTGTCGGCTCCTTGGGGTCAGGGGTCTGGTCCTCAGAAGGCCAGCGCGGGTGGAGGACCCCAGCCCCCAGGGAGACAGTGCCAAGGGCCGGCCTGGCCAGTCGCCATGTCCCGCCGGCTGTGCTCTGAGGGGAGCCTCTGCTGTGAGGGGCAGAGCGGCCTGAGCCCCGCGCCCCCTCCCCTGTGCACAGGTCATCGAGCTGGTGGACAAAGAAGACGTCCACATCTCCACCAGCCAGGTGGCCGAGATCGTGGCCACgctggagaaggaggagaaggtggaggagaaggagaaggccaAGGAGAAAGCGGAGAAGGAAGCGGCCGAGGCGCAGAACTAGGGCCGGCCCAGCCCCCCGGCACGCGGGCCTCCACGCGCCCCCCTCCCACTGCAGTGGTCCCGACGTGATGCTGATTGCTTTGAAGTGATTCTTAGTGACGGACCTAATATTTTATCTGGAATAAATCAGAAACTTCATAATCAAGTAATTTTTAACAGTCATCATTCCATGAAGATTGAGTCAGCCCGGAGCCCCCGTGCCCATCCAGGGAGGCTTCTCTGGGTCAGCAGGGGCCCAGCGCCATGGGGTCTCAGCCGTGGCGGGCAAGGGTGGCCAGCCAGCGGGAATTGTGGCCCTGCACAGCCCCCTGGCTCCTGAGGTGGCTCGGGCCTCCCTGCTTGCCCCCTGGTAGCGTCTGCCTCAGAGGAGAGGACCCATGCAGGGATGCCCCCGGCAGACACAGCCGCCTCGGCCTGGAGAAGCAGCTTCACGTGTCGCGGGCTTGGACTCCTGAGCGTCAGTGTGAACCAGCGAGCAGACCACGCCCACTGTCTCCATGGTTCTTGGGAACCTCGTCTGACACTCTCATGTGGGCATCCACGTCCTTTCCTGAGTGACCTTGGATTCTCACCTAATCCTTCAGCTAGCTAGCGCTGAGCTTCCTCACGCAACAATCTGCCCAGCTGAGCAAAGTGAGCATCAGTTAACGCCAGGAGAGGTGCTGGTGAAGCCCTTGGAGATGAAGCCTCCCCTGTGCAGGAATCGGTCATGCTTCTAAGCTGGGATGTCATCACCTCACCCCACACCCCGGGTGTTCAGATGGATTTCACCGCGTGTCTCACCCCAGAGGCTGTGGGGGCGCTTGAGGGGCTTGTGTCTGCCTGAGGCCCCTGGCCACGGGCATGCAGCAGGTCCGGGAGCCGGGTGGCCATGGCCCAGCACCGTCTGGCTTGGGCAGGGCCAGCCAGAGCGCTCCATGGTGCACCGACGTGGGCCCTGGGAGACCTGAGGCTGGTGGGGCCGGCAGGACGAGCGAAGGAACACAGCTTCCAGATGACCTGAGACCTTGTGCTCAGCCGCTGACGGACTGTGGATGAGCGGAGTACCTCTGAGTCCTCCAGTGGACACCCTTGTCGGGGCGGTGGGTGCTAAAGGGTTTTATTTCGGTAATTTCAGGGGCGTGTTGTAGGTGCTCCCTCAGTGTATACGAGTTGTCTTATGTGTGGAGTGGCCTGGGTTTCCGCTGCAGTAGTGTGCTTGCTTGTGGCGCTCGAGGTGGCCAGCATACTTGAGGAGAGGCTAGTCTTTCCCGGCCCCGTCCTCACCTTGCCGCCTTCACCAGGCACCCAGCGCAGCCCCCTCATGTTCTCAGCacctcctccccactgcccccaccccggcACGGCGGGACCCCTCTCCGGCATCTGTACCCGGGCCTGTCTGCTGCAGGCTTCCCTTTCGAGTTGCTTGTTTTTACTGTCCTAAACTTTATTTATTGCAGCTGAGCAGAGTGCCCGGGTGCGGCTGTAACCGGTGAGCAGTGCTGGGAGTGAGCGTGGGGTGTGACGCGGCATCAGGGTGGCTGGCTGTCGGCTGGGCACCCGGGGCCTGCCCCCGCCTTCCTGAGCTTTCTCAGGAGCGTGCTCAAGTCCCCGGGGCTGTGACGCCGTGCCCGCTGGAAGCGCAGCGGCCTTCTCCCTGCTTTGCGCCACCTGAACACCCCCCGTTACTAAGGATTCAGGAGACTGACGTAGCTTCCAGAGTCGCTTTGGAGTATCCAATTCCAGACTTGAAAGCGAAGGCACCGCGTAATTTGTGCAGCGTCACCTCCAGGCAGTGGCCGTCACAGCAACAGGACCAGCTCACCTGAGGGCCGCCTCCTTGGGCTGCGTGTCAACACCTTTTTTAGAAATAgcgttttttattaaaatatcaaactCATGTTTGGGTAACAGCTCAGAGCACAATTTCTGAATCATGTGGCCCGTCCACAGTTGGGGTGGGAAGTGGCAGGGCTGTCTGAGTGTCTGGCTCCTGCTGCACTCCAGCCCGGCCTCTGGGGTCGCCTGCCCTGGGAGCGCGCGTCCCACCTGTCCTCGAGACGGTGCTGGAGACTAGACCCACGATCTCACGTGAGGAGAAGGCTGAATAAAGTGCCGTCTTGTATGACTGGACTGTCACGGATGCTCTGTCTGACCAGGTTGCTGTGGCAGCCTCTCCTCTCCACAGCGGGCCTGGGGGGTGGTCCccagtgggcagggctgggacccTGGCCAAGGGATCACCAGGAGGGGGAAATTCTGAGAGACTGAGGGCCCTGGGTCGGGGGAAGCACCTGCCAGGGCCTGCCCCTGTCTGAGGGGTCCCAAGGCCCTGCGGGCCCCCCGACACCTGGGCAGAGCCAAGAGAACCAGCCAGGCCTGCCGCCCCCCAGGCCCACATCTCCAGGGGTGTGCCCTGCCTGGGCAGGCAACTGACGCCCAGCCGGGAGGCCTGCCGGGCAGACAGTTCAAGGAGCAGGACAGGCCCCGTCCTGTTGCCCTCCTTCCCAGTAGGGAAGTCCAGCCTGCCTCAGGCAGCCTCCCCCCTGCACTGGCTGCCGCCCCACGGGGGGTTCCTTCTGCCCTTGCTGAGCCCCGACACCCTTTGCCCCTCAGCTGGGCCTTGGCACCTGTTTCCACCCCATAGGTTCTGCGCTCACGTGCGGCTCGTGACTGGGGGGGAGGAGGATGGTCCCTGGGATGCAGTGGCTCCCGTCCAAGGTTCATCTCGCCCCCAGCAGGCACCCAGACCCATTACGCCACGCACTGAATGTGTCGACTCTGCTGGGAGGTGCCCAGGGGCAAGAGCTGCATGAACTGCAGGCACGAGCTGGTGCCCCAGGACGAGAGGCTTCTCATGTGCACAGTTCAGAAGGCCCCATGAAGGGGCCCCAGGGGGCACAGCTGGCCGAGGGCGGGGCAGGGGTGGCTACGGACCGGGCTGCAGTCGGGACTCTGCAGCAACCTGGAGGGGCGCTTCTGGCCAAACTGAGGTCAGAGTGAGTGTCCATAACAGTGAAGACGTAATCGATTGTAAACAAAGTCCACACACCCAGGTGATGCTGAGGGAGCTCCAGTCCTGGTGACAGAGTCACAGAACAGGTGACGGACGGGAGGGCACCTGGCCTTCTCAGGAGGAAGTGGAGCCCGTCCCAGGAAGCTCTTCAGGGAGAATTCCAGCCCGTGGACTGGCTGGGAGAAATGCTGGGAGCCACCTGTGCTGGGTGCAGCCTCCTGGGATGGCTGTCATGGGGACAGGGAGCTGGAGTGGCCGGTGGGGAGCGGGGTGTGAGGGCCACCAGCCATGTGCCCCAGGCAGTGCCTCATGCCCAgccagggaagtctggcctgcAGGAGCCACCAGCATGTCCATGGCTGTCCCCCTCCACAAGCCACATGCAGcggaggagggcag from Ovis canadensis isolate MfBH-ARS-UI-01 breed Bighorn chromosome 6, ARS-UI_OviCan_v2, whole genome shotgun sequence encodes the following:
- the LETM1 gene encoding mitochondrial proton/calcium exchanger protein isoform X1, producing MASILLRSCRGRGPARLPPPRAAAPRGPAGDPARLSGASTMGLMSYVPLPLGGCAPVHPVYLSFRGDPLGCWTPRPERACAVLAAPRLLPVRCWHCSRPLGDDSVVEKSLRSLKDKNKKLEEGGPVYSPPAQAAVRKPLGQRVLDELKHYYHGFRLLWIDTKIAARTLWRILHGHSLTRRERRQFLRICADLFRLVPFLVFVVVPFMEFLLPVAVKLFPNMLPSTFETQSSKEERLKKELRVKLELAKFLQDTIEEMALKNKAAKGSATKDFSVFFQKIRETGERPSNEEIMRFSKLFEDELTLDNLTRPQLVALCKLLELQSIGTNNFLRFQLTMRLRSIKADDKLIAEEGVDSLNVKELQAACRARGMRALGVTEDRLRGQLKQWLELHLHQEIPTSLLILSRAMYLPETLSPADQLKSTLQTLPEIVAKEAQVKAAELEGEQVDNKAKLEATLQEEAAIQQELREKELQRKSQAAAAQAAKEAEPEVVAEGAPGRPVAELQLEEPAVTLPSEVLKDSAPVLEGLKEEEITQEEIDVLSNACSKLKEQKKSLTKEKEELELLKGDMQDYSQDLQEIKKELSKTGEEMYVEESKASKRLTKRVQQMIGQMDSLLAQLEADQKAGKLGPATEGAPAGETVISVSELISAMKQIKHIPESKLLSLASALDDNKDGKVNIDDLVKVIELVDKEDVHISTSQVAEIVATLEKEEKVEEKEKAKEKAEKEAAEAQN
- the LETM1 gene encoding mitochondrial proton/calcium exchanger protein isoform X2, whose protein sequence is MASILLRSCRGRGPARLPPPRAAAPRGPAGDPARLSGASTMGLMSYVPLPLGGCAPVHPVYLSFRGDPLGCWTPRPERACAVLAAPRLLPVRCWHCSRPLGDDSVVEKSLRSLKDKNKKLEEGGPVYSPPAQAAVRKPLGQRVLDELKHYYHGFRLLWIDTKIAARTLWRILHGHSLTRRERRQFLRICADLFRLVPFLVFVVVPFMEFLLPVAVKLFPNMLPSTFETQSSKEERLKKELRVKLELAKFLQDTIEEMALKNKAAKGSATKDFSVFFQKIRETGERPSNEEIMRFSKLFEDELTLDNLTRPQLVALCKLLELQSIGTNNFLRFQLTMRLRSIKADDKLIAEEGVDSLNVKELQAACRARGMRALGVTEDRLRGQLKQWLELHLHQEIPTSLLILSRAMYLPETLSPADQLKSTLQTLPEIVAKEAQVKAAELEGEQVDNKAKLEATLQEEAAIQQELREKELQRKSQAAAAQAAEAEPEVVAEGAPGRPVAELQLEEPAVTLPSEVLKDSAPVLEGLKEEEITQEEIDVLSNACSKLKEQKKSLTKEKEELELLKGDMQDYSQDLQEIKKELSKTGEEMYVEESKASKRLTKRVQQMIGQMDSLLAQLEADQKAGKLGPATEGAPAGETVISVSELISAMKQIKHIPESKLLSLASALDDNKDGKVNIDDLVKVIELVDKEDVHISTSQVAEIVATLEKEEKVEEKEKAKEKAEKEAAEAQN
- the LETM1 gene encoding mitochondrial proton/calcium exchanger protein isoform X3, whose protein sequence is MGLMSYVPLPLGGCAPVHPVYLSFRGDPLGCWTPRPERACAVLAAPRLLPVRCWHCSRPLGDDSVVEKSLRSLKDKNKKLEEGGPVYSPPAQAAVRKPLGQRVLDELKHYYHGFRLLWIDTKIAARTLWRILHGHSLTRRERRQFLRICADLFRLVPFLVFVVVPFMEFLLPVAVKLFPNMLPSTFETQSSKEERLKKELRVKLELAKFLQDTIEEMALKNKAAKGSATKDFSVFFQKIRETGERPSNEEIMRFSKLFEDELTLDNLTRPQLVALCKLLELQSIGTNNFLRFQLTMRLRSIKADDKLIAEEGVDSLNVKELQAACRARGMRALGVTEDRLRGQLKQWLELHLHQEIPTSLLILSRAMYLPETLSPADQLKSTLQTLPEIVAKEAQVKAAELEGEQVDNKAKLEATLQEEAAIQQELREKELQRKSQAAAAQAAKEAEPEVVAEGAPGRPVAELQLEEPAVTLPSEVLKDSAPVLEGLKEEEITQEEIDVLSNACSKLKEQKKSLTKEKEELELLKGDMQDYSQDLQEIKKELSKTGEEMYVEESKASKRLTKRVQQMIGQMDSLLAQLEADQKAGKLGPATEGAPAGETVISVSELISAMKQIKHIPESKLLSLASALDDNKDGKVNIDDLVKVIELVDKEDVHISTSQVAEIVATLEKEEKVEEKEKAKEKAEKEAAEAQN